One Brassica oleracea var. oleracea cultivar TO1000 chromosome C7, BOL, whole genome shotgun sequence genomic window carries:
- the LOC106305042 gene encoding auxin-responsive protein SAUR61-like: protein MKRGTCKSLRLTDMVEKWRKWKKGHFAVYTREGRRFVLPLDYLKHPIFQVLLEMAEEEFGSTICGPLQVPCDGGLMDHILMLLRKRSMYGHGDNEDDDDDDDVKKKKNHVVSSRSMSCKGASSLSYIFPLFRCNAAHDLNKLQSLVL, encoded by the coding sequence ATGAAGAGAGGAACTTGCAAGAGTCTTAGACTAACAGATATGGTGGAAAAGTGGAGGAAGTGGAAGAAGGGACACTTCGCTGTGTACACCAGAGAAGGCAGGAGGTTTGTTTTGCCGTTGGATTACCTTAAACATCCAATCTTTCAGGTCTTACTGGAGATGGCAGAGGAAGAGTTTGGTTCCACCATTTGTGGCCCTTTACAGGTTCCTTGCGATGGAGGTTTGATGGATCACATCCTCATGTTGTTGAGAAAGAGGAGTATGTATGGTCATGGTGATAATGAGGATGATGATGATGATGATGATGTGAAGAAGAAGAAGAACCATGTTGTCTCGTCCAGGAGCATGTCCTGCAAAGGAGCTTCATCGCTTTCATATATATTCCCTCTCTTTCGTTGCAACGCAGCTCATGATCTGAACAAACTTCAGTCACTAGTTTTGTAA
- the LOC106301464 gene encoding dehydrin ERD10-like — MAEEYKNASEEFKNVPEHETPKITTTEESSAVTGEVKDRGLFDFLGKKEEVKPQETTTPLESEVEHKAQITEEPALVAKHEEEEHKPTLLEQLHQKHEEEEENKPSLFQKLHRSNSSSSSSSEEEGEDGQKRKKEKKKKIVEGEEKKGVMEKIKEKLPGHSEKTDDSQVVNTEAAVPVSDETAEHAEEKKGILEKIKEKLPGYHAKSSEEEEKKEKESDA; from the exons ATGGCCGAAGAGTACAAGAACGCTTCTGAGGAGTTCAAGAACGTCCCTGAACACGAGACCCCAAAGATCACCACCACGGAGGAATCATCCGCGGTGACGGGAGAGGTTAAGGATCGTGGCTTGTTCGATTTCTTGGGGAAAAAGGAGGAAGTAAAACCTCAAGAGACGACCACGCCGCTAGAGTCGGAGGTCGAGCATAAAGCTCAGATCACGGAAGAGCCAGCGCTTGTGGCGAAGCACGAAGAAGAGGAGCATAAGCCTACTCTCCTCGAGCAGCTTCACCAGAAGCACGAGGAGGAAGAGGAGAACAAGCCCAGTCTCTTCCAGAAGCTTCACCGATCCAACAGCTCTTCTTCCTCT TCAAGCGAGGAAGAAGGTGAAGATGGTCAAAAGAGGAAGAAGGAGAAGAAGAAGAAGATCGTTGAAGGAGAAGAGAAGAAGGGAGTGATGGAGAAGATCAAGGAGAAGCTTCCAGGTCACAGCGAAAAAACAGATGATTCTCAAGTCGTCAACACGGAGGCTGCAGTACCAGTGTCGGATGAAACGGCGGAGCATGCGGAGGAGAAGAAAGGGATTCTTGAAAAGATCAAAGAGAAGCTTCCAGGTTATCATGCCAAGAGCTCTGAAGAGGAGGAGAAGAAAGAAAAGGAGTCTGATGCTTAA
- the LOC106303851 gene encoding uncharacterized protein LOC106303851 — MASSAPQGSIDPLTGKDPAKALTAVASGFFENVKKNKQSFFQFAAMTGILLLSFRSVSQKYRIHDLEEDTAVLKKESDTLTDRMSKIKSELLHQASIDSSGVFAARLRLLFGEDKK, encoded by the coding sequence ATGGCTTCGTCTGCACCGCAGGGATCTATTGATCCTCTCACCGGTAAAGATCCGGCAAAAGCGTTGACCGCCGTAGCGTCTGGATTTTTCGAGAATGTGAAGAAAAACAAGCAAAGCTTCTTCCAGTTCGCCGCCATGACTGGGATCTTGCTTCTGAGCTTCCGATCCGTAAGCCAGAAGTACCGAATCCACGATCTGGAGGAAGACACGGCTGTTCTCAAGAAGGAGAGCGATACTTTGACGGATCGTATGAGTAAAATCAAGAGCGAGCTTCTGCATCAAGCGTCCATCGACTCTTCCGGCGTCTTTGCTGCTCGACTCCGTCTACTTTTCGGCGAGGATAAAAAGTGA
- the LOC106303629 gene encoding putative tRNA pseudouridine synthase Pus10 isoform X3, which translates to MSDESKPAPGGLLNGLETQKTRRVNEAARSLHPSAVKDLLSLGVCERCILRLVTVTATFDSDLATVSSSTLRGWLGSGVEEAASPEPSICIVCLGVLQFVFSDAKQTLVKSDHVAWITDLVKQQGHEFDSFVLEVSLPSTISENERAVLLYLKGKYSDEAWLQSEKVSVKDALKVLVLDPLRASLGAKSDSSSFHIRLTYSQASDEAQGLSETKHERKKRKTDEENGSNCMSENPFKKVSEPCILSVHCNKMPIFFGGRYFKYSRNVSQSRWIIDDERMGEASVEEIIGGSILPACLGDSYKFHAAGREDIDVRMLGSGRPFLIEVQNSRKCPSQQSLTEIEEKINNSEKKLVGVKDLKFIGSECWAMMREGEAEKQKQYAALVWISRPLEEEDCNSVSSMKELKILQKTPIRVLHRRSQLERERTIHWMKVEKIKGNAHYFLLHLCTQAGTYIKEFVHGDLGRTTPSMGSILGCRAEIIQLDVTDVKMGDS; encoded by the exons ATGTCCGACGAATCAAAACCCGCGCCCGGCGGTTTGCTCAACGGCCTCGAAACCCAAAAAACACGGAGAGTCAACGAAGCAGCTCGATCTCTACATCCCAGTGCTGTGAAAGATCTGCTATCTCTCGGG GTCTGCGAGAGATGTATTCTCCGATTGGTAACCGTCACGGCGACTTTCGATTCCGATCTGGCGACAGTGTCGTCATCAACTCTTCGGGGCTGGCTAGGCTCCGGAGTCGAGGAAGCTGCGTCACCGGAGCCGAGCATCTGCATTGTTTGTTTAGGTGTATTGCAGTTCGTTTTCTCCGATGCCAAACAGACGCTGGTGAAATCGGATCACGTCGCATGGATCACGGACTTGGTGAAGCAGCAAGGTCACGAGTTCGATTCCTTTGTCCTTGAAGTCTCTTTGCCATCGACTATCTCGGAGAATGAGCGTGCAGTCTT GTTATACCTTAAAGGAAAGTATAGCGATGAAGCTTGGCTGCAGAGTGAAAAAGTTTCTGTAAAGGATGCACTGAAAGTTTTAGTCTTGGATCCACTTAGAGCTTCTTTG GGCGCTAAATCAGATTCAAGCTCTTTTCACATCCGTTTGACATACTCTCAGGCATCAGATGAGGCTCAAGGCTTGTCTGAAACAAAGCATGAAAGAAAGAAGAGGAAAACAG ACGAAGAGAATGGATCAAACTGTATGTCCGAGAATCCGTTTAAAAAG GTTTCTGAACCATGCATCTTGTCAGTTCATTGCAACAAGATGCCTATCTTTTTTGGTGGCAGATACTTTAAG TACTCCAGAAATGTGAGTCAATCAAGATGGATTATTGATGATGAAAGAATGGGTGAAGCGTCTGTTGAG GAGATAATTGGTGGAAGTATTCTTCCAGCATGCCTCGGGGATTCCTACAAGTTCCATGCTGCTGGCAGAGAAGATATTGAT GTACGGATGTTGGGATCAGGTAGACCTTTCTTAATCGAGGTTCAGAACTCCCGCAAATGTCCATCTCAGCAATCGTTGACGGAAATTGAAGAAAAGATAAACAATTCAGAGAAAAAACTA GTTGGAGTTAAAGATCTTAAATTCATCGGAAGTGAGTGTTGGGCAATGATGCGTGAAGGAGAAGCAGAGAAACAG AAGCAATATGCTGCACTTGTATGGATTTCTCGTCCACTTGAAGAGGAAGATTGCAACTCAGTTTCTTCCATGAAAGAATTG AAAATCTTGCAGAAGACACCAATAAGAGTGCTTCACCGACGAAGTCAACTGGAACGTGAAAGGACTATACACTG GATGAAAGTCGAAAAGATAAAAGGAAACGCTCACTACTTTCTATTGCATCTATGCACTCAG GCTGGAACATACATCAAAGAGTTTGTTCATGGAGATCTTGGTCGTACCACTCCCAG CATGGGATCAATTTTAGGTTGCAGGGCGGAGATTATACAACTAGATGTGACTGATGTGAAAATGGGCGATTCTTGA
- the LOC106303629 gene encoding putative tRNA pseudouridine synthase Pus10 isoform X1: MSDESKPAPGGLLNGLETQKTRRVNEAARSLHPSAVKDLLSLGVCERCILRLVTVTATFDSDLATVSSSTLRGWLGSGVEEAASPEPSICIVCLGVLQFVFSDAKQTLVKSDHVAWITDLVKQQGHEFDSFVLEVSLPSTISENERAVLLYLKGKYSDEAWLQSEKVSVKDALKVLVLDPLRASLGAKSDSSSFHIRLTYSQASDEAQGLSETKHERKKRKTDIPTLADFSSAIFRVFYADEENGSNCMSENPFKKVSEPCILSVHCNKMPIFFGGRYFKYSRNVSQSRWIIDDERMGEASVEEIIGGSILPACLGDSYKFHAAGREDIDVRMLGSGRPFLIEVQNSRKCPSQQSLTEIEEKINNSEKKLVGVKDLKFIGSECWAMMREGEAEKQKQYAALVWISRPLEEEDCNSVSSMKELKILQKTPIRVLHRRSQLERERTIHWMKVEKIKGNAHYFLLHLCTQAGTYIKEFVHGDLGRTTPSMGSILGCRAEIIQLDVTDVKMGDS, translated from the exons ATGTCCGACGAATCAAAACCCGCGCCCGGCGGTTTGCTCAACGGCCTCGAAACCCAAAAAACACGGAGAGTCAACGAAGCAGCTCGATCTCTACATCCCAGTGCTGTGAAAGATCTGCTATCTCTCGGG GTCTGCGAGAGATGTATTCTCCGATTGGTAACCGTCACGGCGACTTTCGATTCCGATCTGGCGACAGTGTCGTCATCAACTCTTCGGGGCTGGCTAGGCTCCGGAGTCGAGGAAGCTGCGTCACCGGAGCCGAGCATCTGCATTGTTTGTTTAGGTGTATTGCAGTTCGTTTTCTCCGATGCCAAACAGACGCTGGTGAAATCGGATCACGTCGCATGGATCACGGACTTGGTGAAGCAGCAAGGTCACGAGTTCGATTCCTTTGTCCTTGAAGTCTCTTTGCCATCGACTATCTCGGAGAATGAGCGTGCAGTCTT GTTATACCTTAAAGGAAAGTATAGCGATGAAGCTTGGCTGCAGAGTGAAAAAGTTTCTGTAAAGGATGCACTGAAAGTTTTAGTCTTGGATCCACTTAGAGCTTCTTTG GGCGCTAAATCAGATTCAAGCTCTTTTCACATCCGTTTGACATACTCTCAGGCATCAGATGAGGCTCAAGGCTTGTCTGAAACAAAGCATGAAAGAAAGAAGAGGAAAACAG ATATCCCAACACTTGCAGATTTTTCAAGTGCTATATTTCGTGTATTTTATGCAGACGAAGAGAATGGATCAAACTGTATGTCCGAGAATCCGTTTAAAAAG GTTTCTGAACCATGCATCTTGTCAGTTCATTGCAACAAGATGCCTATCTTTTTTGGTGGCAGATACTTTAAG TACTCCAGAAATGTGAGTCAATCAAGATGGATTATTGATGATGAAAGAATGGGTGAAGCGTCTGTTGAG GAGATAATTGGTGGAAGTATTCTTCCAGCATGCCTCGGGGATTCCTACAAGTTCCATGCTGCTGGCAGAGAAGATATTGAT GTACGGATGTTGGGATCAGGTAGACCTTTCTTAATCGAGGTTCAGAACTCCCGCAAATGTCCATCTCAGCAATCGTTGACGGAAATTGAAGAAAAGATAAACAATTCAGAGAAAAAACTA GTTGGAGTTAAAGATCTTAAATTCATCGGAAGTGAGTGTTGGGCAATGATGCGTGAAGGAGAAGCAGAGAAACAG AAGCAATATGCTGCACTTGTATGGATTTCTCGTCCACTTGAAGAGGAAGATTGCAACTCAGTTTCTTCCATGAAAGAATTG AAAATCTTGCAGAAGACACCAATAAGAGTGCTTCACCGACGAAGTCAACTGGAACGTGAAAGGACTATACACTG GATGAAAGTCGAAAAGATAAAAGGAAACGCTCACTACTTTCTATTGCATCTATGCACTCAG GCTGGAACATACATCAAAGAGTTTGTTCATGGAGATCTTGGTCGTACCACTCCCAG CATGGGATCAATTTTAGGTTGCAGGGCGGAGATTATACAACTAGATGTGACTGATGTGAAAATGGGCGATTCTTGA
- the LOC106303629 gene encoding putative tRNA pseudouridine synthase Pus10 isoform X2, translating into MSDESKPAPGGLLNGLETQKTRRVNEAARSLHPSAVKDLLSLGVCERCILRLVTVTATFDSDLATVSSSTLRGWLGSGVEEAASPEPSICIVCLGVLQFVFSDAKQTLVKSDHVAWITDLVKQQGHEFDSFVLEVSLPSTISENERAVLLYLKGKYSDEAWLQSEKVSVKDALKVLVLDPLRASLGAKSDSSSFHIRLTYSQASDEAQGLSETKHERKKRKTDFSSAIFRVFYADEENGSNCMSENPFKKVSEPCILSVHCNKMPIFFGGRYFKYSRNVSQSRWIIDDERMGEASVEEIIGGSILPACLGDSYKFHAAGREDIDVRMLGSGRPFLIEVQNSRKCPSQQSLTEIEEKINNSEKKLVGVKDLKFIGSECWAMMREGEAEKQKQYAALVWISRPLEEEDCNSVSSMKELKILQKTPIRVLHRRSQLERERTIHWMKVEKIKGNAHYFLLHLCTQAGTYIKEFVHGDLGRTTPSMGSILGCRAEIIQLDVTDVKMGDS; encoded by the exons ATGTCCGACGAATCAAAACCCGCGCCCGGCGGTTTGCTCAACGGCCTCGAAACCCAAAAAACACGGAGAGTCAACGAAGCAGCTCGATCTCTACATCCCAGTGCTGTGAAAGATCTGCTATCTCTCGGG GTCTGCGAGAGATGTATTCTCCGATTGGTAACCGTCACGGCGACTTTCGATTCCGATCTGGCGACAGTGTCGTCATCAACTCTTCGGGGCTGGCTAGGCTCCGGAGTCGAGGAAGCTGCGTCACCGGAGCCGAGCATCTGCATTGTTTGTTTAGGTGTATTGCAGTTCGTTTTCTCCGATGCCAAACAGACGCTGGTGAAATCGGATCACGTCGCATGGATCACGGACTTGGTGAAGCAGCAAGGTCACGAGTTCGATTCCTTTGTCCTTGAAGTCTCTTTGCCATCGACTATCTCGGAGAATGAGCGTGCAGTCTT GTTATACCTTAAAGGAAAGTATAGCGATGAAGCTTGGCTGCAGAGTGAAAAAGTTTCTGTAAAGGATGCACTGAAAGTTTTAGTCTTGGATCCACTTAGAGCTTCTTTG GGCGCTAAATCAGATTCAAGCTCTTTTCACATCCGTTTGACATACTCTCAGGCATCAGATGAGGCTCAAGGCTTGTCTGAAACAAAGCATGAAAGAAAGAAGAGGAAAACAG ATTTTTCAAGTGCTATATTTCGTGTATTTTATGCAGACGAAGAGAATGGATCAAACTGTATGTCCGAGAATCCGTTTAAAAAG GTTTCTGAACCATGCATCTTGTCAGTTCATTGCAACAAGATGCCTATCTTTTTTGGTGGCAGATACTTTAAG TACTCCAGAAATGTGAGTCAATCAAGATGGATTATTGATGATGAAAGAATGGGTGAAGCGTCTGTTGAG GAGATAATTGGTGGAAGTATTCTTCCAGCATGCCTCGGGGATTCCTACAAGTTCCATGCTGCTGGCAGAGAAGATATTGAT GTACGGATGTTGGGATCAGGTAGACCTTTCTTAATCGAGGTTCAGAACTCCCGCAAATGTCCATCTCAGCAATCGTTGACGGAAATTGAAGAAAAGATAAACAATTCAGAGAAAAAACTA GTTGGAGTTAAAGATCTTAAATTCATCGGAAGTGAGTGTTGGGCAATGATGCGTGAAGGAGAAGCAGAGAAACAG AAGCAATATGCTGCACTTGTATGGATTTCTCGTCCACTTGAAGAGGAAGATTGCAACTCAGTTTCTTCCATGAAAGAATTG AAAATCTTGCAGAAGACACCAATAAGAGTGCTTCACCGACGAAGTCAACTGGAACGTGAAAGGACTATACACTG GATGAAAGTCGAAAAGATAAAAGGAAACGCTCACTACTTTCTATTGCATCTATGCACTCAG GCTGGAACATACATCAAAGAGTTTGTTCATGGAGATCTTGGTCGTACCACTCCCAG CATGGGATCAATTTTAGGTTGCAGGGCGGAGATTATACAACTAGATGTGACTGATGTGAAAATGGGCGATTCTTGA